A genomic region of Arachis hypogaea cultivar Tifrunner chromosome 5, arahy.Tifrunner.gnm2.J5K5, whole genome shotgun sequence contains the following coding sequences:
- the LOC112801638 gene encoding uncharacterized protein — protein sequence MYHPTRGGVRGGRDQFSWEDVKADKHRENYLGHSIKAPVGRWQKGKDLYWYTRDKKSQEAEMEAAKEEIKRIKEEEEQAMREALGLAPKHANRSQGIRLDKHEFSELVKRGSTAEDLGEGHAEAARVQGLGFARAPRPWEELGSSKLGMSDSTPAKVENIPLPNQSATKTEEDSDESRKKRRREERMEEKYEKLEKHHSREDRKHEKHKKRERHRESDDRKRHKKDKERRRYDSDSD from the exons ATGTACCATCCAACGAGAGGTGGTGTTCGAGGCGGGCGAGATC AATTTTCTTGGGAGGATGTAAAGGCTGATAAACATCGTGAGAACTATCTTGGTCACAGTATCAAGGCCCCTGTAGGAAGATGGCAGAAAG GGAAAGATCTTTACTGGTATACCAGGGATAAAAAGTCCCAGGAAGCAGAAATGGAGGCTGcgaaagaagagataaaaaggattaaagaagaggaagagcAGGCAATGAGGGAAGCTCTTGGCTTAGCTCCTAAGCATGCTAACCGTTCTCAAGGTATCCGTCTTGATAAACATGAGTTTTCAGAACTGGTAAAGAGAGGGTCCACAGCAGAAGATCTTGGTGAAGGCCATGCTGAAGCAGCTAGGGTTCAAGGTCTTGGATTTGCAAG AGCACCCCGCCCTTGGGAAGAGCTGGGTTCTTCAAAGCTTGGTATGAGTGACAGTACACCAGCCAAGGTGGAAAATATACCTTtgccaaatcaatcagcaactaAGACTGAAGAGGATTCAGATGAGAGTAGAAAAAAGAGAAGACGTGAGGAAAGGATGGAAGAAAAGTACGAAAAACTTGAGAAGCATCATTCTCGTGAGGATAGGAAGCACGAGAAACACAAAAAGCGCGAGAGGCATCGTGAATCAGATGACAGGAAGAGACACAAGAAAGACAAGGAGAGGAGAAGATATGATTCTGATTCAGATTGA